In the Endozoicomonas sp. SCSIO W0465 genome, GGCAAGCCGCTCGACCAGAAACTGGTCAACCACATTTCCACCATGTGTAATGGCAGAGGCTTACCGGAAAAGGCGAAAGTGGAAGCCTTCCTGAAGCTGGCCTGTTTGAAAAAGGGATGGCAGGGCATTGATGAGGCCGTTAAGGACCAGCCGCTAGATCGGGCAGTGGTCAACCGAGTTTCCTCCATGTCGGCCAGCAAAGGCTTACCGGAGAAGAGAAAAGTGGAAGCCTTCCTGAAACAGCGATCCAAAAATGCTCAGAATGATGGGATAATATTATAAATGAAGGAGCAACAGATTTAATTTCATTACCTTATCGTATCAACGACCAGCCTCATCATTACCGCTTCCTGCGCTGCTATGATTAAACAGTTTGGACTTCCACATGAATAAAATTGATAAGGTCTCACCATGCAGGTATCCAGTGATACATATAACGTAGCACCTTCAGCAGCATTATTAACTGAGGTCAACACCAGTGGTGTTGTTCGCACCGATACTTTTGATACACAGCTGAATCGTCAAGTTACGCCATTGAATACTTCACAAGAAAAACCGCTAATTCGCTATAAAATCGAGAAAAGGAGTCCTGCATCACCCATTAAATCGACTTTCGAGCAAGGCACTGCATCGTTCATAAACCCGGAAACAGCTCAAAAAGATCTACCATCAGTCAGCGCTCCGATAAAAACAGAACCCTCCCTGCCAGCATTCAAACGAGTTATTTTCTATGAAGTACTCACTGACATCATGCACTTTAACCATTACTATCCGGGGCAATTGGTTATTTTTGGTTCCTGTGGTGTTGACCTGCTCTACGCCCGTATTAATGAAAATGTGAATGATATTGATATCCTGTTGAATGATGAAGAAACTGCCAACAAACTGATTATTAATCTCAATCGAAAACTGCAACATATTGTGTTTGCCGAAGCGTTCCCGTTGAAAGACTGTAGCCCAAACATGCGCCTTGTTGGCAGTCATCCAGATAATTTTGAAGCATCACCTTTATCAGGGCAGTTAACCCTGTTTCTTACAGGAAAACCCTGGATCAAAATTGAATGTTCGGTTAAAACCACATGGATGAAAGAACTGGACTTCACCCATGATCATTATGTCAACAGAATCCCCATCTACATAAAAGCACAGTATGGAGGTACCCTTCCTGTTTTGTCGCCAAATGGTTATCTGGCTCTTGATATTTTTTCCTTAAAAAAAAATAATGAGAAGCTGATTGTCAATGAAAATAATAACCAGAAACTGACAGGAGTCCTCAATAGTGCAGTTGCCCTTTCAAAAATTGATAAACATTTTATCACGCTGTACTGTCAGCAAACCAATCCATCGTTTTACGACTCAGAACTATTTAAAGCACTGAACAGACAGTTTCATGAAACCATTGCTTTAATAAGGAACATTTGTCCTGTTGAACGATTATACCACTGTTTTTTTTCTTCACCCTATCAACTAAAACATTCCCCATCCCCTGAAAAAAGGGCGTTAATAAACATCCTGTCATCTGACAAATTCAGGCATGAACCTGCCTATTCGTTCCATGATCTGATGATTTTGCTGAGAAATGATTTTGATCTGGAAAATACGGCAAAAGATGGGAATTGCTTTTACGAATCCCTTGCCAGCGGACTGAATAAAAACAGAACAGCAGCAATCAATTTCCTGAAAACGCATAACTTTCTGCGCGGCATCTCACTACATAACCCTGCGAATAAAAACATGGTCATCAGTTCTGAAATGATTAGGTACACAGTCCATCACTGGATAGCCTGTGCATACACCGCCGGACTGAGTGCTTCTGAATACGAGGAACTGAATACGTTGATCCTTCCGGAGTCTGGCAAAACCATTAATGACCTGCTGGAGAACCGAACGATTGCTAACCCGGCAGGTAATCCGAATGATACCGCTCACTATGGATGGAGCTCTCTACTGCACATAGTGGCGATCATCACTGGCACAACCATTATTTTACTGAAAGTAAACCCCAAGGAACAAAACATTGAGAAACATAAGCACAGCATTCATGAAGCAAATCAATTAACGCCGAATCTGATCAAAACATTAAAAATTAAACAGCCCGCGCTGTTTAATTGCGCTGTAGGTGATACACGACTAGCCAGTTTATTATTTATTGCTCACTCCGGAGGGGACCATTATTATGCGGCCTCCCCATCGCCAAGACTGATTAACGTTTTCAAACCCTACATTCTTGCTGAACGTTATCTCATGGCACCGGCCCAATCTGAAGAACATCAGTTTAAACAGGCACAACATCGCTCTGGTCAACCACCGGTTCATCAGCAGGCAATCACCATAGCATCATCCGGCAGTCCACTCCCCCCCCCAAACAAAAGCCCGGACACTGTCGAACAGAAAACCCAAAATCACGCCCTGGAAAGTCCAGGATGCCTCGTTACAGGAAAAAAAAAATCATCAGAAGATACCGTTGTTGAGCCAGCCAATCCGACAACGACTAAAGAGGTAGACCGGGAGGCGCTCATTAAGAAAAAAACTCAAATTGTGTTAGCCATGATATCCAATCCGGAAACCTGTCACAGCCTCAGTGAGGATAAGAAGCATAAACTTGGCGATAGTTTATTTAATGAGGTATTAAAGGTTATTCAGGAACCCGGCCAGACGGACCGGATAACCGTTGACATGAGAGCCCTTTCGGATACCACGCTGTTAGCACTGGAAACAGGAAAGCAGTTAAATCACATAGAATCAATACTGATTCTGGCACTTTACCAGATCATTCATCTCAGTGACGTTAACAACCCGATGCTCATGACTGAAATACTCAGGGACTTACGGACCGTCAATCGTGCAAAGCACATTAAAGCCCCGGTTGTGCTGACCATACTGGCTGCCCGAACCGGATCTCCTGAAGCATTCAATCTTGCTGTGCAACCGTGTACTCCGACCTACAACCAGCAGAAATATCATGATCTGAGCTTTACTCTTCCTGCCGAATTCGACGCACTCTATCCTGATTACCGGACCATGAATCCCTATCTGATTTATAGTGTTGTGTATTTTATAGAAAAAAAGGTTTTCTCCGCACCCGATTGGCAAGAGGTAGATCTGTATTTCCCTGTTGATAAAGAGCTCAACGCGTTATTAACACCAACACTATTAATCAGTGATACACGGGAATCAGGTACATCGGAATCCGGTACAACAGACATCACCACAATGCGCTCGGCCATGCTGCATTGTGTGTACAAGGGCAATATATCCCTGCACAGGGGTGACACGGCACGCGCCCTGACGTTATTTTTAAAAGCAGCCATTGCCTACGTTATGGCAACCGATAACGGGACAGATATCAGTCATTATGAAGAGGCAGCAGGACTATCAGCTATTTATATGACGATTCGCCTGATCCCCTGTATTGATCCACAGTGCGACCTGCAGTCAGAAGCACCTTTTCTTCATAGCTGGATGCCTCATATTAACCTTATCCGACATCGCCTTGAAACGGCCAGCCTGAAAACATTGCTCTACGCAATCAAGGCTCAACGAACGACTGAAACACTCTGGGCTCACAGCTTGTTTACCTACGCCTACAGCAAAACAGCAACACTGCTCGGGTATGCATTGCCTGAGTCTTTTGAGACATTCAAGTCCTTACTGGATCAGGAGATAACATTCCTGTTTGATCATGGCAGCCCCGTCGAGGAACCCCCACCCCCACCCTGCTCCGCCGGGAAAAAATCCGATACGATAGCCACAACAGCACTCACCATCAGCAACAGCAAGGAATACACACTTGCCAGCTCTGCTAATGGCAAGCAAAAATGGCAAGCCGATCCGGTATTGCTGGCAAAGTACAAAATTAGCGAGAAACAGACACCCAAAAAACAAAACAGAAAAGCGATAGAGAATGTTAAAATCCTGAAAGAGCGTGTTGAAAGTTTATCAAATGACTTTTTGCACTTATACAAGGATGCCAATCCCAATAAAACAAGAAACGCAGCCAATATTTATACCCGAGCCATTGAGTTATTTGACCAAAGCATTGCACTGGCAACCCAGGATATCCCCATCATTACCCGCGAATATGAAAGCGGATCCAGAGACAGTTTAAAAACCTATGTTCTGGAGAAAACCAAAATGCAAAAAGCAGTATTAATGCTCAACACACTATATGGCTTTGCCGCGCTATCGCATATCAAAGAAGATCTCCTGTTTAAACAGGAGTTGGTGGAAAAATTAATACTATTTCACAATACACTGCTTAGTAAAGAGTCAATAGAATCCATCGCTGAGAAACACCAGCAAAAGTTGGATAAACGGGTAGCCCACTTCATTGAATTGCTGGACCCATTGCAATACAACGATCGCTCTGAACCGTTCTTGAAAAGCATGGTATTGATTCTGGTTTCTTGTAAACGCCTTGTTTCGAACTGTATAAGCGATAAAAATGTTGTTTCAATAGCATCGCTTATCAAACAATGGATCGCTAATTGTAACAATGAAATCAATCTGATGGAGACACTGGAGCTGATTATTACCCTTGGCTTTAGTGACCATGAATTCCATACACAATTTAACCCGCTTATTGATACAATATTACTGAAAATTCAGTACTTAACCGCAAAACAAGACGATAATTCTGATAAAGAAGACCAGCTCATTCTCTATCAAAGCGTTGAAAAAATACTGGGAAAATTCGATTCAACCGAACAGATCAAATTTTACCAGTCCATCTGGACACCCCAGTGTGAACGACTTTACAAGATGACCAATCAGGAGATGGCGCTTAAAAGTGCCGAAGCAGAAAAATATTGGGACATTTTGATCCGGGAAGAGCAGGAGAATAATGCCAGAGAACAGAAAAAATTTGAATCCATTATCAATGGCAAACTGTCAACAATAACCTCTGAGCAAAATAACCATTACACTGAGGATGACGCTGAATCGGACAGCGAAGAATCCACCTCAGTGGAACCTCATCAACCACCCTGCAGTGTCAGCAGTGATCATTCTGGTGACCTCAACGATATCGCTTCTTCGAAGACAGCTAATGACTCACTGAAAATGGCCTGGCAATATTATGGGAATGGTCAGTTATCAAAGGCAGATACCATAGTATTGGGGCTGTTAAAAAACCCGCCGGACGACTCGCTATTGATTGTTGAGATAAAATCGTTACGCGCCGAGATACTGTTTAAACAATTCTTTGATCGGGTTCTTCAGGGTATGCAGAGGAGCCGGGGTATTTCTATTTGTTCCAGTAATTATCTGAAAAAAATGAAATCTGATCTATGCAAACAAAAAGAGCTGTCAAAATCGGACAAAAACACACGAATCACGCTACAAAAACAGCAGATACGTAATCTAAGCGATAAAGTTTTTGAACTGGCAACATCATTCTCAACACATCAACACATACTGCAGGATGCTTTTACGCTGCAAAAAGAGATCATCAATGTACTGCAATTATTCGCCATGGACGGCGATCAGGAAACACAGGATTTATCTGAGATCAAATATGACCTTGAACTGATCATGAGTGAACAAGATCGTATTTCATGCTTTGTAGCGAATATAAAAACAGCCAGTGAAAATATGATAAAAATCCTTGACTGCCGAAGGCAACTGCTGGCGCTTATCCGGGAAGTAACTGCCAGAAAATCAATTTCAGGTCAGTCCTGTTTGCCCGCTGCCGGAGTTTTTGCCTCGAAAAACAGACCATCGGGCACGAAAAGCAATCTTGATCCAGTCCCGGAAGAAGCCCTGTCCGAAACAGAAATCCGCAGAAAGATGAAAACGCTGGCCCAGGCGATGGAAAATTTCCAAGCGCTCCTGCTCGGGCCGCAGCAGAGCAGTTTTGTACAGAGGCTAATCGAAGCACCTTGAAAAGAAGCACTTTGAGAAAGAGCCGCATAGCGGCTCTTTCTCAAAAGTAGCCTGCCTGTGAACGGGCTACTTAACCACTTTCAAATGAGGACGACCCGGTTTCTTGGGTGGCTGAGGAGGCTCTTCATCCGGCACTTCTGCCTGAGTATCTTCCACCTCTTCCTGTCCATCAAGTGGCTCCACCTCAAAAACCATTCCCTGACCATTCTCCTGAGCATAAATAGCCATCAATGCAGGAACAGGCACAGTAATCGTCAGGGCGCGACCACCAAAACGACCATCAAACATGATGTAATCATTACCAATATTCAGTGCCCGTACCGCTGTTGGCGAGATGTTCAGAACAATCTGACCATCCTTAACGTACGCTTGTGGAACCTCAACGCCACGGCGATGGGCATCCACCAGAATATAGGGGGTGCAATCGTTATCAAGAATCCATTCATACAATGCTCTGGCAATATACGAACGGCTACTGGTCATCGTCATAACAGCCTCCGGAAACACTCCACGCCGCCAGCCAGGTTACTCACGCATTTCCTTTTCGATTTCAGAAAGACTCTCCTGGAACGACTCACGCTCAAATAAACGCTCAGCATAGTCCAGAATAGACTTACCCTGCTTGGGCAGTTCAACGCCCAGCACCGGTAGACGCCATAGGATTGGTGCAACACAGCAGTCCACCAGAGTGAACTCTTCACTCATAAAGAACGGCATTTCAGAAAAAATCGGTTCAACAGCCAGCAAGCTCTCACGTAGCTCTTTACGGGCACGAGCCGCTGGCGTCTCCTTGGTTCTGGGATCCAGAATGGTATCCACCAGGGCACACCAGTCTTTCTGAATACGGTGTATCATCAGTCGGCTCTGGGCGCGGCTGACAGGATAGACAGGCAGCAGCGGTGGATGAGGAAAACGTTCGTCCAGATATTCCATCATGACGTTTGGCTCATAAAGAACCAGTTCCCGGTCAACCAGCGTAGGCACGTTGTTGTAGGGGTTCAGATCGGAAAGCTCCCTGGGCAGGTTCTCCGGATTAACATTCTGAACATCAACAGCAACGCCCTTTTCTGCCAGTACAATACGAACCCGGTGACAGTAATGGTCAGCTGGATCCGAGAAAAAAATCATGGATGACTTTTTGGCAACTACAGCCATGAAGTACCCCCGCCTTCATGCAAAGGATGAGAGAGTTCGGCAACAATCCCGGTCATGACAGCAGCCAGAGGATAACCACAGGCTACTGCATAACGGGTAAAACAGCCGCCCGCGAAATAACGCACTATCATAGCAAACTTTGCACCTTCCATAACAGCCCCAACAACGCAAATACACTCTACAACAATAAGATACCGGAAATTTACAGCAGCCTGAGAGATCCGCAACTTGAATCTGAGCGTGTCAACAGGAGTCCGGTGGCGCTCACAGACATCCAGAATCAGCCCCCTGGTGATATTTGCCGCTTGAAATTATGGAAGAACTGACTGTAGAAAGTCATATTTGGATCAAATTCCTGCTTCAGGGCTAACCACTCTTTAGCCCTTGGATAGGCGTCAATTAACCAGTCAGTATCTTTTGGCAGGTCAAATGCCAGGTAAGGTTTTCCTCCTACGCTCTGAGTCAACCGATACAACCGTTTTTTAAACAAATCAAGGTCTGACTGGATTGCTTTTCGATTCTCAATCACAAAAACAAAAACGATAGAATCCTGAGTAATCAACTGAAGCATATTTTTTGCCTGTTGATTCTGTATATATTTTGTGGTGATTTCGTGAAACTTTAATCCTGAAGAGCCAGTCACCAGATCAGGTATAGCTTCAGAAAATTCTTCATAGTGATGCAGTGGAACTGCCACGCTCAGTAGCTGGCTTGACTGATTCGGACCGCCCCATTTAAATGAAAACCGATGATGGTGAAGATACTCACGTCTTGTTGTCTGGTCAGCAACAGCAGAATTCTTTGTTTTATTGGCTCGGGACGGCTGGAGAGGCTGCCCTTTGTCAGCCACTTCATAATACTCATGGATATTAACCAATAGCTCTCCAGTACCAAACTCTAAAAGCCCGTAGTGTTTATCCAGTTCTTTTGATTGGCTGACCTGTGTTTTCAAGTAAACAGCATACTCACTGTTGCTGTGCTGGTAATTTCTTAACTGAATGGCAACATCCGGAACCAGCAAAATAGTGGCTTCAAGAATAACCCCAAAGGCCCCGTGGCCACCAATAACCGCTTCAAAGCATCGGCTATTGTGTGTTCTGGAGCACTCCATCACTTCACCATCTGCCTTCAGCAGGGTAAATGACTTTATTGAGTCGATCATGGGACCAAACCTGGGGTCACGCCCCATGGCATTGGCAGACATGCTGCCGCCGATCGTAAAAACGCTGAAATCCTGCATAACGCCGGGTGCCAGCGCAGGACCGGAATTATCCTGTTTCAGAATATTGATTAACTCATCCCAGGTCACCTGGGCTGATACAGTAAGATACTGTCCATCCAGTGACGATTTGACCGGCATTTTTTCAAGAGAAAGAAGGAGGTACTGCTTATCCTGGTCTCCTTTATGACAGGTTACCTGCCCTGCCATACTGTGTTTTGCACCGGTCAGAATTATTTTTTTGCCTGATTGCTTTGCGTGCTTTACCAGTTTGACAAGTTGTTGTCGTGACTCGGGAAAAAACTCATTGATATTGTTGCAGGTATTGATACCGCCAGCATCGGTATGAATAGAGACGGTTTCGTAAACCAGGCTATCTGGAAATTCATTTGCAAATAGTTTGCCCGTCAGTATCAACAAAAACAGAGTTAAACCAGTGGAAAGAATCGCTCTTGCTTCCTGCATATTTAAGTAGTTAAAAGTTTGCTTATGGATATTTTGATCGTACTATCAGGCAGACAAAGAAAGAGATCCTTAATCTATTATAAGTGGGTCTTGAACTAAAACGTCCCCAACCTATGAAGTATGTCAATATCACTGATGAAGCTGTTGTATTAACTTTGAAATACGCCAAGCACTACGGCCCTCTGAGGTGTATCA is a window encoding:
- a CDS encoding ClpXP protease specificity-enhancing factor; its protein translation is MTSSRSYIARALYEWILDNDCTPYILVDAHRRGVEVPQAYVKDGQIVLNISPTAVRALNIGNDYIMFDGRFGGRALTITVPVPALMAIYAQENGQGMVFEVEPLDGQEEVEDTQAEVPDEEPPQPPKKPGRPHLKVVK
- a CDS encoding glutathione S-transferase N-terminal domain-containing protein; this translates as MAVVAKKSSMIFFSDPADHYCHRVRIVLAEKGVAVDVQNVNPENLPRELSDLNPYNNVPTLVDRELVLYEPNVMMEYLDERFPHPPLLPVYPVSRAQSRLMIHRIQKDWCALVDTILDPRTKETPAARARKELRESLLAVEPIFSEMPFFMSEEFTLVDCCVAPILWRLPVLGVELPKQGKSILDYAERLFERESFQESLSEIEKEMRE
- a CDS encoding FAD-binding oxidoreductase; translation: MQEARAILSTGLTLFLLILTGKLFANEFPDSLVYETVSIHTDAGGINTCNNINEFFPESRQQLVKLVKHAKQSGKKIILTGAKHSMAGQVTCHKGDQDKQYLLLSLEKMPVKSSLDGQYLTVSAQVTWDELINILKQDNSGPALAPGVMQDFSVFTIGGSMSANAMGRDPRFGPMIDSIKSFTLLKADGEVMECSRTHNSRCFEAVIGGHGAFGVILEATILLVPDVAIQLRNYQHSNSEYAVYLKTQVSQSKELDKHYGLLEFGTGELLVNIHEYYEVADKGQPLQPSRANKTKNSAVADQTTRREYLHHHRFSFKWGGPNQSSQLLSVAVPLHHYEEFSEAIPDLVTGSSGLKFHEITTKYIQNQQAKNMLQLITQDSIVFVFVIENRKAIQSDLDLFKKRLYRLTQSVGGKPYLAFDLPKDTDWLIDAYPRAKEWLALKQEFDPNMTFYSQFFHNFKRQISPGG